The proteins below come from a single Lepeophtheirus salmonis chromosome 4, UVic_Lsal_1.4, whole genome shotgun sequence genomic window:
- the LOC121116282 gene encoding uncharacterized protein — protein MLFLLSLVILLRTSYSESKIPCKTDLDCPKYGYCHVLPPLVSHCIPTVLSNLKCVSVAPNGVIFANHTICLELGKTLKPDSNELYMTERCILVETPRGRNYTCGLSYYNPCPDTFDNSGTLLKTEDCPNHFNCDEVQFKDGYLRVCRPDLMELDGLDVNCKNNFDCGYSNIYLAWRTCDRGKCVLDLEKKFRRHKEL, from the exons ATGCTTTTTCTCCTTTCCCTTGTTATTCTTCTAAGAACTTCCTACAGCGAATCCAAAATTCCATGCAAGACAGATCTTGACTGTCCAAAATATGGCTACTGCCACGTTTTACCTCCCCTTGTCTCCCATTGTATTCCTACAGTTCTTTCCAATTTGAAATGTGTGTCTGTTGCACCCAATGGAGTTATTTTTGCAAATCACACCATTTGTTTGGAGCTTGGAAAAACTTTG aaaccTGATTCGAATGAGTTGTATATGACTGAGCGTTGTATACTAGTGGAGACACCCAGAGG ACGTAATTATACATGCGGTCTTAGTTACTACAATCCTTGCCCAGATACATTTGACAACTCAGGTACATTATTGAAAACAGAGGATTGTCCCAATCACTTTAA TTGTGATGAAGTTCAATTCAAGGATGGGTATTTGAGGGTGTGTCGTCCAGACCTGATGGAACTGGATGGATTGGATGTCaattgcaaaaataactttgattgtggatactcaaatatatatttagcgTGGAGAACGTGCGATAGAGGGAAATGCGTTTTGGATCTTGAGAAAAAGTTCCGAAGACACAAGGAGTTATAA